CATTTCTGTATGGTTGGCAAATCTTGCTAAAGAGACCTGTTTCCTAGATGTTAACACTTAGTAATAGCAGTGCCTTTTCTTAGTTGATATGCAATACTATATTTTCAAGTCATTTTATTCTTAGctctttataaatgtatttagagTTCTTCCCACCCAAGTTAAAGTTCATCAATTACATTAATTATGTAATTGATGTAATTATGTATTaatgtaattatgtaattaatgTAATCTTCATCAATTACATTCTAGTTTGtctttttgcagcaacatgtatgTTTAATACAGCCTTCCAATTATTAAGACTCTTAACACTTTGTCTCATCACAAGTAGCAAATATTGTCCAATTTTATATTTGCATCACTAACTTTGAGTCAATATTATTCCCACTCTATAATTTCAGTCAAtgatatttcataattttcttaacCATtcctaaattatttgtttttatgctcTTTCTAttttgtctctattaaaacaaaGAATGTAATGAACATTTGGGTTTATAAAGCGTTTTCCATACTTCTTGTTTCTTTAGTGTAGATTTCTGAGGAATTAGTTAAATCTATAAAcatgttgagatttttttaatgcataCTGTCAAATTTATTTCCAAACATCTTATTTCACCTCTCAATCATCCGCAGTTTGTGCGGTCTTTGAGGATTGTGAAAAACACGTTTAATCTACTCTCTCAAAGTCTGAgggtttttaaattctgtatagCTAATGCCCTTTTGTATGAGTCATTTCTACTGCTAATTGTTAAGTGAGGAATAAGCTTAAGAACTGATGTACTGCTTTATCTCAAATTTTCACAGATTAGTAAATTACTGTAAGTATTCATAAGAAAGAAAGCGATGGCACATGCAATGATAATCCATGTTCGGCTACCAAAACATTTCCTTTTACTGGCTATTTCTAAAATGAGAGCTAAAGTAAAGTtagaaattgtaaaataatacTGAATGTGTCATGTGAAAAAATCACTAAACTATTATCTGCACTTTATAGTTATTCAgtctaacttttctttttatttcttttttatttttaagatcagAGTTATTTACCCATTGTTTTAGGCTTTGCATTTGAACTGGTCATTCATGAAACATTGAAAGGTTTCATAAAAATTACTACTCTATGAAAGGTATTGTTCTAAAGATTGAGAACACATTGTGAACAAGATAGTCATATGCATAGCTTGTGGCCAAGAATCTACTGTACACAAAATTAAGGAGCAAATTCTCTTCCCAAACCTATTATCCTATTTGTCAATCTCATTTGTACAGGGTAAGGCTAACTCTTGAACAGTAGGTGAGTTTTTTGCAAGGGAATTGAAGCATTGCCCCAGGTTCTAGAGGGTCAACTCCTGTGAGGAAACTTGTTACTGCATAAATTGGGACTAAAGCCAGACCTCCAAGTTCCTGTCCCACTGTCTTTTCACTTATCTGTCTCATCCATTTTTCAAGTCCACCTTTGTCTTTAGGAGAGATAATTATGTCCCTCACACAATACGCTATACTGAGAATGGGCTGTGGGGATGAACAATGTGAAAACTGAAAAGAGGAAGAACACATCTTAGGAAAAAAATCGTCATAttttctctaagaaaataaataacttcatAAAGTTTATTGTACAGGAAGACTTGGATCATTCTTGAATTTTCATTGCAAATCAAAAACAGGAATTTGACTTTATTATCTTGGGAGAAATAGGAATAGAAAAgtgtataaaaaataaactttttttaaccaAGAATAAATTGCAGTAACAGGTTAAGACTCTGGGTGTCGCTGTTCACCAATCAGGGGGAAAAGACAAACCAGAAATTTAATCAGAATCACAAGATTTCTGCAGCACAAAGCACTGGCTCTGGAGCTTTATGAAAGCTTCAAGCGGAAGCCCTGAGAGCTCTGGCTGTGAATGCACTTTATTTTGGACCCAGAAGATCCTGGGGCTCCTCAGGCCTCGACAGAGGGAAAACCGAAGCACAGGCGACTCCGCGGCGGGGTTGTAATGGCGGCGCCTCCTGCTCGCCCAGACCACACCCGGCTGCTCCAGATCTGCCTTCTCCTGGGGGTTCTGGTGGAAATCAGGGCCGAACAGATTCTCTACTCGGTGTTTGAGGAGCAGGAAGAAGGCTCAGTGGTGGGCAACATCGCCAAGGACCTGGGGTTGGCGCCCCGGGAGCTGGCGGAGCGCGGAGTCCGCATCGTCTCCAGAGGTAGGACGCAGCTTTTCGCCCTGAACCCGCGCAGCGGCACCTTGGTCACCGCGGGTAGGATAGACAGGGAGGAGCTCTGCGACAGATCTCCAAACTGTGTGACAAACCTGGAGATTCTTCTAGAAGATACAGTGAAGATTTTGCGGGTAGAGGTGGAAATAATCGATGTTAATGATAACCCACCCAGTTTTGGGACAGAACAGAGGGAAATAAAAGTTGCTGAAAATGAAAATCCTGGGGCAAGATTTCCTCTTCCTGAAGCTTTTGATCCGGATGTAGGTGTAAACTCCCTGCAGGGTTACCAGCTCAACTCAAACGGTTACTTTTCCCTGGACGTGCAAAGTGGGGCCGATGGGATTAAGTACCCAGAGCTGGTGCTGGAACGCGCTCTAGATCGCGAGGAAGAGGCGGTTCACCACCTCGTTCTCACGGCCTTCGATGGAGGTGACCCGGTTCGCTCTGGCACTGCCAGGATTCTCATAATACTTGTGGATACCAACGATAATGCTCCCGTGTTCACTCAGCCCGAGTACCACGTAAGTGTTCGTGAGAACGTTCCTGTAGGCACTCGGCTACTCACCGTAAAAGCCACTGATCCAGATGAAGGAGCCAATGGAGACGTGACGTATTCTTTCCGGAAAGTAAGAGACAAAATATCACAGCTATTTCAGTTGAATTCTCTGAGTGGGGATATAACAATATTGGGGGGTCTAGATTATGAGGACTCTGGATTCTATGACATAGATGTAGAAGCCCATGATGGGCCTGGTCTCCGAGCTAGAAGCAAGGTACTGGTGACAGTTCTGGATGAAAATGACAACGCACCAGAAGTCACAGTTACATCTCTCACCAGCTCAGTCCAGGAATCTTCTTCCCCGGGTACAGTAATTGCACTTTTCAACGTGCATGACAGTGACTCAGGAGGAAATGGCCTAGTCACATGTTCTATTCCAGATAATCTGCCATTCACACTTGAAAAGACCTATGGAAATTATTATCGGTTGTTGACACACAGAACACTGGACAGGGAAGAAGTCTCAGAATATAACATCACTGTAACTGCCACTGACCAGGGAACTCCTCCACTGTCTACAGAAACTCATATTTCACTGCAAGTGATGGACATCAATGACAACCCACCCACTTTCCCTCATGCTTCCTACTCTGCTTACATTCCTGAAAACAACCCCAGAGGAGCCTCCATCTTATCTATGACTGCTCAAGACCCTGACAGTGGTGACAATGCCCGAATCACTTACTCCCTGGCCGAAGACACCTTCCAGGGTGCACCTCTGTCCTCCTATGTCTCCATCAACTCCAATACAGGGATCCTATATGCTCTTTGCTCCTTCGACTATGAGCAGTTTAGAGACCTGCAGCTGCTGATGACAGCCAGTGACAGTGGAGACCCTCCACTCAGCAGCAATGTGTCACTGAGCCTCTTTGTGCTGGACCA
The genomic region above belongs to Homo sapiens chromosome 5, GRCh38.p14 Primary Assembly and contains:
- the PCDHGA4 gene encoding protocadherin gamma-A4 isoform 1 precursor (isoform 1 precursor is encoded by transcript variant 1), encoding MHFILDPEDPGAPQASTEGKPKHRRLRGGVVMAAPPARPDHTRLLQICLLLGVLVEIRAEQILYSVFEEQEEGSVVGNIAKDLGLAPRELAERGVRIVSRGRTQLFALNPRSGTLVTAGRIDREELCDRSPNCVTNLEILLEDTVKILRVEVEIIDVNDNPPSFGTEQREIKVAENENPGARFPLPEAFDPDVGVNSLQGYQLNSNGYFSLDVQSGADGIKYPELVLERALDREEEAVHHLVLTAFDGGDPVRSGTARILIILVDTNDNAPVFTQPEYHVSVRENVPVGTRLLTVKATDPDEGANGDVTYSFRKVRDKISQLFQLNSLSGDITILGGLDYEDSGFYDIDVEAHDGPGLRARSKVLVTVLDENDNAPEVTVTSLTSSVQESSSPGTVIALFNVHDSDSGGNGLVTCSIPDNLPFTLEKTYGNYYRLLTHRTLDREEVSEYNITVTATDQGTPPLSTETHISLQVMDINDNPPTFPHASYSAYIPENNPRGASILSMTAQDPDSGDNARITYSLAEDTFQGAPLSSYVSINSNTGILYALCSFDYEQFRDLQLLMTASDSGDPPLSSNVSLSLFVLDQNDNVPEILYPTFPTDGSTGVELAPRSADSGYLVTKVVAVDRDSGQNAWLSYSLLKSSEPGLFAVGLHTGEVRTARALLDRDALKQRLVVVVQDHGQPPLSATVTLTVAVADSIPDVLADLGSLKPSADPDDSGLTLYLVVAVAAVSCVFLAFVTVLLALKLRRWHKSRLLHAEGSRLAGVPASHFVGVDGVRAFLQTYSHEVSLTADSRKSHLIFSQPSYADTLISRESCEKSEPLLITQDLLETKGDPNLQQAPPNTDWRFSQAQRPGTSGSQNGDDTGTWPNNQFDTEMLQAMILASASEAADGSSTLGGGAGTMGLSARYGPQFTLQHVPDYRQNVYIPGSNATLTNAAGKRDGKAPAGGNGNKKKSGKKEKK
- the PCDHGA4 gene encoding protocadherin gamma-A4 isoform 2 precursor (isoform 2 precursor is encoded by transcript variant 2), which translates into the protein MHFILDPEDPGAPQASTEGKPKHRRLRGGVVMAAPPARPDHTRLLQICLLLGVLVEIRAEQILYSVFEEQEEGSVVGNIAKDLGLAPRELAERGVRIVSRGRTQLFALNPRSGTLVTAGRIDREELCDRSPNCVTNLEILLEDTVKILRVEVEIIDVNDNPPSFGTEQREIKVAENENPGARFPLPEAFDPDVGVNSLQGYQLNSNGYFSLDVQSGADGIKYPELVLERALDREEEAVHHLVLTAFDGGDPVRSGTARILIILVDTNDNAPVFTQPEYHVSVRENVPVGTRLLTVKATDPDEGANGDVTYSFRKVRDKISQLFQLNSLSGDITILGGLDYEDSGFYDIDVEAHDGPGLRARSKVLVTVLDENDNAPEVTVTSLTSSVQESSSPGTVIALFNVHDSDSGGNGLVTCSIPDNLPFTLEKTYGNYYRLLTHRTLDREEVSEYNITVTATDQGTPPLSTETHISLQVMDINDNPPTFPHASYSAYIPENNPRGASILSMTAQDPDSGDNARITYSLAEDTFQGAPLSSYVSINSNTGILYALCSFDYEQFRDLQLLMTASDSGDPPLSSNVSLSLFVLDQNDNVPEILYPTFPTDGSTGVELAPRSADSGYLVTKVVAVDRDSGQNAWLSYSLLKSSEPGLFAVGLHTGEVRTARALLDRDALKQRLVVVVQDHGQPPLSATVTLTVAVADSIPDVLADLGSLKPSADPDDSGLTLYLVVAVAAVSCVFLAFVTVLLALKLRRWHKSRLLHAEGSRLAGVPASHFVGVDGVRAFLQTYSHEVSLTADSRKSHLIFSQPSYADTLISRESCEKSEPLLITQDLLETKGDPNLQVSQSYNRSYHTEI